One region of Nitrospira sp. genomic DNA includes:
- a CDS encoding CBS domain-containing protein — translation MAAVSGPIQRPLAMMMRPITNTVHPDDSLLVVAQRLRDARVGAMLVADRGDYLGIVSEADLVRKAMASGASAEQVLARSVMSTPVMTIDIAQSAHEASDLMAERGIRHLVITEEGRVVGMISVRDLLRYFKNWGTV, via the coding sequence ATGGCGGCGGTAAGCGGACCGATTCAGCGACCCTTGGCGATGATGATGCGCCCTATCACCAACACGGTGCATCCTGATGATTCCTTGCTGGTGGTGGCGCAGCGGTTGCGTGATGCCCGAGTCGGGGCAATGCTGGTTGCCGACCGCGGTGACTATCTCGGAATCGTCAGCGAGGCCGATCTCGTCCGGAAAGCCATGGCCAGCGGGGCGTCAGCCGAGCAGGTGTTGGCTCGCTCTGTGATGAGCACGCCCGTCATGACGATCGACATCGCTCAGTCGGCCCATGAGGCGAGCGACCTGATGGCTGAGCGAGGCATCCGGCACCTGGTCATCACCGAGGAAGGGCGGGTGGTGGGCATGATCTCCGTGCGCGATTTGCTGCGATACTTCAAAAACTGGGGCACGGTATAG
- a CDS encoding fused MFS/spermidine synthase, producing the protein MMAQGPAATPVSRLFLLATAMVTGAIVMALEILGSRLLAPVFGNSLFVWGALIGVILAAMSSGYAFGGWASDRYRVAAVLAWLLLGSGAWTLLMSWLGQVAIFKVAKLIEDPRWGPSFAACVLLAPPAFGLSGVMPALLRLAVVDMGYLGRHTGSMIALSTVGSLAGTWGTAFFLLSWLGTQTLVASLGVIQLLLGLLWLQQGSGKVIRFTGIALTGLLILGWQLFGQAPPVAGLVYQEDSPYQQVRVRDDDLFRYLVLDRTWHAVMWRADPHTLFLPYSQLMVAAVALTPEPKRGLILGHGGGSLAKWLAQSWPEMELDVVEFDPVVVRMAEQYFEYRPPANHHVWVKDARVFLRDTKATYDIIWVDAFARHLIPFHLTTVEFFSELRARLNPNGVLALNLASSGEGGDLQRASAVVQTLKTAFPKIESFGVKGPWRAHQTTAENLIFFGGGPIDTMPYDEFVQRIQSQVEARRLPLEAAALLAARRTTPWSPGLQLTDDYTPYDLLIGSHAVEMAPDSR; encoded by the coding sequence ATGATGGCTCAGGGACCTGCCGCTACGCCCGTTTCACGTCTGTTTCTCCTTGCGACGGCGATGGTAACGGGCGCGATTGTCATGGCGCTCGAGATTTTGGGGAGTCGCTTACTCGCTCCGGTCTTCGGGAATTCCTTGTTCGTGTGGGGCGCGTTAATCGGGGTGATTCTTGCGGCCATGAGTTCCGGGTATGCGTTTGGTGGCTGGGCATCGGATCGGTATCGTGTTGCCGCGGTGCTGGCGTGGCTCCTCCTGGGATCAGGTGCGTGGACGCTGCTGATGTCGTGGCTGGGGCAGGTTGCGATTTTCAAAGTCGCCAAGCTGATCGAAGACCCTCGATGGGGCCCCAGCTTTGCGGCCTGTGTGCTGCTTGCTCCACCGGCGTTCGGCTTGAGCGGGGTGATGCCTGCCCTGCTCCGATTGGCCGTTGTCGACATGGGGTATCTGGGGCGACACACCGGCAGCATGATTGCGCTCTCGACCGTCGGCAGTCTCGCAGGGACATGGGGGACGGCATTTTTTCTTCTCTCGTGGTTGGGGACCCAGACGCTCGTGGCATCTTTGGGGGTGATCCAACTTCTGTTGGGCCTATTGTGGTTGCAGCAGGGGAGCGGCAAAGTGATCAGGTTTACGGGGATCGCCCTGACCGGCTTGTTGATTCTGGGGTGGCAATTGTTTGGTCAGGCTCCTCCGGTAGCGGGGTTGGTGTACCAGGAGGATAGTCCTTATCAGCAGGTGCGCGTGCGGGACGACGATCTGTTTCGGTATTTGGTCCTCGACCGTACGTGGCATGCCGTGATGTGGCGTGCCGATCCACACACCCTCTTTCTTCCCTACAGTCAGCTGATGGTTGCTGCGGTGGCGCTGACTCCAGAACCCAAGCGGGGACTCATCTTAGGGCATGGGGGGGGATCACTGGCAAAGTGGCTGGCCCAGTCCTGGCCGGAGATGGAGCTGGACGTCGTTGAGTTTGATCCCGTCGTGGTGCGGATGGCGGAGCAGTATTTCGAGTATCGCCCCCCGGCCAATCACCATGTGTGGGTGAAGGATGCTCGCGTGTTCCTGCGCGACACGAAGGCGACTTATGACATCATCTGGGTCGATGCGTTTGCTCGGCATCTGATTCCTTTTCATCTGACCACCGTGGAATTCTTTTCGGAGCTCAGGGCGCGACTCAATCCTAACGGGGTGCTGGCGCTCAATCTGGCCTCTTCCGGCGAAGGAGGGGATCTGCAGCGAGCGAGTGCGGTGGTGCAGACGCTGAAGACGGCGTTCCCGAAGATTGAATCCTTTGGTGTAAAGGGCCCGTGGCGGGCCCATCAAACCACGGCGGAGAATCTGATTTTTTTCGGCGGCGGTCCAATCGATACCATGCCGTACGACGAATTCGTGCAGCGGATCCAATCGCAGGTAGAAGCCAGACGGTTGCCGCTGGAGGCGGCCGCGCTCTTGGCTGCCCGTCGGACCACGCCCTGGTCGCCGGGTTTACAGTTGACCGACGACTACACCCCCTACGATCTCTTGATCGGATCCCACGCGGTGGAAATGGCGCCGGACAGTCGATGA
- a CDS encoding 4Fe-4S dicluster domain-containing protein, translating into MALLITDECISCGACLPECPNEAIFETRSDAEGKGNHVGDGQGVGDNIYVITHDRCTECVGHFDEPQCAAVCPVDNCCIADPAYPETTDVLLEKAKTLNPDKEIDPAKVWSGVRN; encoded by the coding sequence ATGGCGCTTCTGATCACCGACGAATGTATTTCCTGCGGGGCATGCCTGCCAGAATGTCCCAATGAAGCGATCTTCGAAACGCGCAGCGATGCTGAAGGCAAAGGCAACCATGTGGGAGACGGCCAAGGCGTCGGCGACAACATCTATGTCATCACGCACGATCGCTGCACCGAGTGCGTCGGACATTTTGATGAACCCCAGTGCGCAGCGGTCTGCCCAGTGGACAATTGCTGCATCGCCGATCCCGCCTACCCGGAGACGACCGACGTGTTGCTGGAGAAGGCCAAGACCCTGAATCCGGACAAGGAAATTGATCCGGCTAAAGTCTGGAGCGGTGTTCGCAACTAA
- a CDS encoding DUF192 domain-containing protein yields MVTRSGGAESEQRRKKIVTFVLLVILLISVSLFLGGPKESELIIVEFPNGKTMETEVASTPEKLLFGLAFREGLPPDTGMLYIFESTGLHRVATRQFRIPVDMMWIDESHHIVHIQEQVPPCAQDPCPLYGPPPEPVRYLIQAEAGYAKRAEIALGMELRFTLRM; encoded by the coding sequence ATGGTAACGCGTTCGGGCGGAGCGGAGTCGGAGCAGCGTCGCAAGAAGATTGTGACGTTTGTGCTGCTGGTGATCTTGCTGATCAGCGTCAGTCTGTTTCTGGGGGGACCGAAAGAATCGGAACTCATCATTGTCGAGTTTCCGAATGGGAAAACCATGGAAACGGAGGTGGCGAGTACGCCGGAGAAATTACTGTTCGGCCTTGCATTCAGGGAAGGATTGCCACCCGACACGGGGATGCTCTATATCTTTGAATCGACCGGGTTGCATCGCGTGGCGACCCGGCAGTTCCGTATTCCCGTCGACATGATGTGGATTGATGAGAGTCACCACATCGTGCACATTCAAGAGCAGGTGCCGCCTTGTGCCCAGGACCCCTGTCCGCTCTATGGGCCTCCCCCCGAGCCGGTGCGCTATCTCATCCAGGCCGAGGCGGGCTATGCCAAGCGCGCGGAGATTGCGCTCGGGATGGAGCTTAGATTTACGCTTCGTATGTAG
- a CDS encoding Rieske 2Fe-2S domain-containing protein produces the protein MLVMEGFQRVATVEEIPPGRVKVVKVNERDIAVFNIDGRFHAIYNSCPHEGGPLHKGRVKGHVVSCPWHDLAFDVRNGQGTDGGGYCVGSYDVRVEDGQIFVGARRKV, from the coding sequence ATGTTGGTTATGGAAGGGTTTCAGCGTGTCGCCACGGTCGAGGAGATTCCGCCAGGCCGGGTGAAGGTCGTCAAGGTGAATGAACGTGATATTGCGGTATTCAATATCGACGGGCGATTTCACGCGATTTATAATTCCTGTCCTCACGAAGGCGGGCCCCTGCACAAGGGGCGCGTGAAGGGGCACGTGGTTTCCTGTCCCTGGCACGATCTGGCGTTTGATGTGCGAAATGGTCAAGGCACGGACGGTGGGGGCTACTGTGTGGGGAGTTATGACGTGCGTGTCGAGGACGGGCAGATATTTGTGGGTGCCAGACGGAAGGTCTAG
- a CDS encoding protease inhibitor I42 family protein, with protein sequence MSPLSKVVPTGTEPEAGAKMIKARLGASVHIRLWEDRTRGEQWVPYYDPGAMPLVEDDFLRTASNNAVDAGQRSFEFRPVTAGMHRLIFEKRMGWKFTAEDRQIYYVTVS encoded by the coding sequence ATGAGTCCCTTGAGCAAAGTGGTTCCGACAGGCACTGAACCGGAGGCGGGCGCGAAGATGATCAAGGCACGGCTGGGTGCATCAGTGCACATCCGGCTCTGGGAGGATCGTACGAGGGGGGAGCAGTGGGTTCCCTACTACGACCCCGGTGCTATGCCCCTGGTGGAGGACGATTTTCTCCGTACCGCCAGCAACAATGCGGTCGATGCAGGACAGCGCAGTTTCGAGTTCAGGCCGGTGACTGCCGGGATGCATCGATTGATATTCGAAAAGCGGATGGGATGGAAATTTACGGCTGAAGACCGGCAGATTTATTATGTGACGGTGTCCTGA
- the dat gene encoding D-amino-acid transaminase, whose amino-acid sequence MPDIACVNGRFGPLAEAVVSVEDRGFQFGDGVYEVIRTYRGRPFAIDEHLSRLERSAQALQLSLGYTKARWIALIEEGLRRSSLPETKIYLQITRGQAPRDHPFPAELSPTTVLTFRELHPLDLSVRQAGVQAILLEDIRWGRCDIKSVNLLANVLARQRAKEAGVFEAILLRDGAVTEGSVSNVMVVQNGTILTAPEGPRILSGVTRAKVLELAKKEGIPVAETVVRREDLLGASEVFLTGTTVEVLPVVRVDGQAIGPAVPGPMTQLLSRRWEALLG is encoded by the coding sequence ATGCCTGATATTGCCTGTGTGAATGGTCGCTTTGGTCCCCTGGCTGAAGCCGTGGTCAGCGTCGAAGACCGTGGGTTTCAGTTCGGCGACGGCGTGTATGAAGTCATTCGCACCTATCGGGGGCGTCCCTTCGCCATCGACGAGCATCTGTCCAGGCTTGAACGTAGCGCTCAGGCGCTGCAGCTTTCCCTGGGCTATACGAAAGCGCGGTGGATCGCGTTGATCGAGGAAGGCCTGCGACGGAGCAGTCTTCCCGAGACGAAAATTTATCTCCAGATCACGCGCGGGCAGGCGCCCCGCGATCATCCGTTTCCTGCCGAGCTCTCGCCGACCACTGTATTGACCTTTCGCGAACTCCATCCCCTGGATTTGTCGGTTCGCCAGGCGGGCGTTCAGGCTATTTTGTTGGAAGATATTCGGTGGGGGCGTTGCGATATCAAGAGCGTCAATCTCTTGGCGAACGTCCTGGCACGTCAACGGGCAAAAGAAGCCGGCGTCTTCGAGGCAATCCTGCTTCGAGATGGTGCAGTCACCGAAGGATCGGTCAGCAATGTCATGGTCGTGCAGAACGGAACCATTCTGACGGCACCCGAGGGGCCACGCATTCTTTCCGGAGTGACGCGTGCCAAGGTCCTGGAGCTGGCGAAGAAAGAGGGGATTCCGGTTGCCGAGACCGTTGTCAGACGCGAAGATCTCCTTGGGGCATCGGAAGTGTTTTTGACCGGGACGACGGTGGAAGTGCTGCCGGTCGTGCGTGTGGATGGGCAGGCCATTGGCCCCGCAGTTCCCGGCCCCATGACGCAGCTTCTGTCCCGTCGTTGGGAGGCCTTGCTCGGGTAG
- a CDS encoding ribosome maturation factor RimP, whose translation MRDVGAVSVGKPSVKRAEALNLRVQEIAAPILRSHGLELVEAVCVGQGPRTVVRVFIDKPGGISLTDCEQAHRSLSPALDVIDPFPHAYTLEISSPGLDRPLRSVQDYRRLIGQRITLKLRQPIQTQWRLEGAVADVDDQAVTLSVLQKKTVETLRIEFDHIALARRKVEFSK comes from the coding sequence ATGCGTGACGTGGGAGCAGTGTCGGTAGGGAAGCCTTCGGTGAAACGCGCTGAGGCGCTGAACCTTCGCGTGCAGGAAATTGCGGCTCCTATTCTTCGTTCCCACGGTCTTGAGTTGGTCGAAGCGGTCTGTGTCGGCCAGGGACCGCGGACCGTGGTTCGAGTGTTTATCGACAAGCCCGGTGGGATCTCGCTGACGGACTGTGAACAGGCGCATCGTTCGTTGAGCCCGGCGCTGGATGTCATTGATCCGTTCCCGCATGCCTATACGTTGGAAATATCCTCGCCGGGGTTGGATCGTCCGTTGCGGAGCGTGCAGGACTATCGGCGACTAATCGGGCAGCGAATCACGCTCAAGCTGCGCCAACCGATTCAGACGCAGTGGCGGCTGGAGGGTGCCGTGGCCGATGTGGATGACCAAGCGGTCACCCTATCGGTCCTGCAGAAAAAGACTGTCGAAACGTTGCGAATTGAGTTTGACCATATTGCGCTGGCGCGCCGAAAAGTTGAGTTTTCGAAATAG
- the nusA gene encoding transcription termination/antitermination protein NusA — translation MNRELIAVIDEIGRQKGIDKARVIGAIESALQTAAKKRFGQAENIQVEIDSKTGEISVVSKKIIVDTVANPKAEISLKEAREYDEGAEVGDEIGSLIEMDELGRIAAQTAKQVIFQKVREAEWEAVQKEYSTRQGDLVNGIILGMERRNFLVDLGKTEAILPIQEQIPRETYRRGDRVKALLLEVRRTPKDVQVILSRSHPQFVAKLFELEVPEVGEKIVEIKSIVREPGDRTKIAVSSRDKAVDPVGACVGIKGSRVQAVVRELRGEKIDIITWTQDPRVFIAEALNPATIEKVGIDEEKKSALVVVADSQLSLAIGKNGQNVRLAARLTGWKIDIISATEYEKEKAERDRDIKAALAEETEAQRQQDEARAAAQQAD, via the coding sequence ATGAACCGAGAGTTGATCGCCGTCATCGATGAAATCGGCCGTCAAAAAGGGATCGACAAGGCCCGGGTCATTGGCGCGATCGAGTCCGCGCTTCAAACTGCCGCCAAGAAACGATTTGGCCAGGCTGAAAACATCCAGGTGGAAATCGACAGCAAGACGGGAGAAATTTCGGTCGTCTCCAAGAAAATTATTGTCGATACCGTGGCCAATCCCAAAGCTGAAATCTCCCTGAAGGAAGCTCGCGAGTATGACGAAGGTGCGGAGGTAGGCGACGAGATCGGTTCTCTGATCGAGATGGATGAGCTGGGGCGTATCGCAGCTCAAACGGCCAAGCAGGTCATTTTTCAAAAAGTACGCGAGGCCGAGTGGGAAGCCGTTCAGAAGGAGTATTCGACACGGCAAGGCGACTTGGTCAACGGCATTATTCTGGGCATGGAGCGCCGGAACTTTCTGGTCGATCTCGGTAAGACCGAGGCGATTCTCCCCATCCAGGAGCAGATCCCGCGTGAAACCTATCGCCGAGGAGATCGTGTCAAGGCCTTGTTGTTGGAAGTGCGTCGAACCCCTAAAGATGTGCAGGTGATTCTCTCTCGTAGCCATCCCCAGTTTGTCGCCAAGTTGTTTGAGCTGGAGGTGCCGGAGGTCGGGGAGAAAATCGTTGAGATCAAGTCGATCGTGCGCGAGCCTGGTGACCGCACGAAGATCGCGGTGTCGTCGCGGGATAAAGCCGTGGATCCGGTAGGGGCCTGTGTCGGCATCAAGGGGTCGCGCGTGCAGGCGGTGGTCCGCGAGTTGCGCGGAGAGAAGATCGACATTATCACGTGGACGCAGGATCCTCGCGTGTTCATCGCGGAAGCATTGAATCCGGCGACGATCGAAAAGGTTGGCATCGACGAAGAGAAAAAGTCGGCCTTGGTGGTGGTGGCGGATTCGCAATTGTCGCTGGCGATCGGGAAGAATGGACAGAACGTCCGGCTTGCGGCGCGCCTGACTGGTTGGAAGATCGACATCATCAGCGCCACGGAGTACGAGAAGGAAAAAGCTGAGCGGGATCGGGATATCAAGGCGGCTTTAGCGGAAGAGACGGAAGCCCAGCGCCAGCAGGACGAGGCGCGGGCTGCAGCCCAGCAGGCGGACTAA
- the infB gene encoding translation initiation factor IF-2: MRVYELAKQLGMENRELIPELKRLGIPVASHSSALDDDSVRVAIEKLSSKARAGEASAGHEGKKAGRAKEHGATHALVHEEPPKPDKKRILIKKKKEEGAEEAVAPLAAAEAVFAPAAPQGAEVPSVAAPEATAPEVVEAASPELAPVEPAVSQPPVAPVVEAVATKPAQVSVVTPTLPDAGAKKKSPAAEALESEAAAREKLKKAKKAPRTREEDEAKFKNDATRWGDLRAIPVQRREDRSKHIHHASPTEITKPRRKSVKLSAGVSVKEFAELIGQRPADVVRKLMEMGQMVTFNQSINLEAASLIAEEYGTKVEVSTEKAGEALLEEAAQSSGEEQAVPRPPVVTIMGHVDHGKTSLLDAIRQTKVAEGEAGGITQHIGAYMVGVRDKQVTFLDTPGHEAFTAMRARGAKATDIVILVVAADDGVMPQTVEAIHHAKAAGVPLIVAVNKVDKPGANVDRVKNALTEHGLVPEAWGGDTIMVEVSAKQRTGLEQLLEMILLQAEVLELKADPTRMAKGLVIEAKLDRGRGPIATVLVQSGTLHVGDAFVVGNFSGRVRALITDTGRKTTEAGPSVPVEVIGLPGVPSAGDVFTIVKDERVAREIAQERAMKQRAAELAGPAKVSLDDLFAKIQEGNVKELPIVIKADVQGSAEALAAAVEKMPAGAVKLRVMHTGVGGITETDVLLAAASKAIVIGFNIRPEPKAASLAEREGVDVRLYSIIYDALNDIRAAMEGLLEPTLKERVLGRVEVRQMFTIPKAGLVAGCYVVDGVISRASAGVRVIRDSVVVYEGKLGSLRRFKDDVREVQQGYECGVTVENFNDLKAGDIIEAFAIDKVAAKLEPVNRGAAPSHRA, encoded by the coding sequence ATGCGCGTGTACGAATTAGCAAAGCAGCTGGGGATGGAAAATCGGGAGCTGATTCCTGAACTGAAACGGCTCGGGATTCCGGTGGCATCCCACAGCAGCGCCTTGGATGATGATTCGGTTCGCGTGGCGATCGAGAAGCTCAGCTCAAAAGCGCGAGCTGGTGAGGCTTCTGCTGGTCATGAGGGAAAGAAGGCGGGGCGTGCCAAAGAGCATGGCGCGACGCACGCATTGGTCCATGAAGAGCCACCGAAGCCTGATAAAAAGCGTATTCTGATCAAGAAGAAGAAGGAAGAGGGTGCTGAGGAAGCCGTCGCGCCGCTGGCTGCGGCGGAGGCGGTATTTGCGCCGGCTGCCCCACAAGGGGCGGAGGTCCCGTCGGTTGCGGCTCCTGAGGCGACCGCTCCCGAGGTCGTAGAGGCGGCATCGCCGGAGCTGGCCCCGGTCGAACCGGCCGTCTCGCAGCCACCGGTGGCTCCGGTCGTGGAGGCGGTGGCGACCAAACCCGCTCAAGTTTCTGTGGTCACGCCAACTCTGCCCGATGCGGGGGCGAAAAAGAAGTCTCCTGCAGCGGAGGCGCTGGAAAGTGAAGCGGCTGCCCGTGAGAAACTGAAGAAGGCCAAGAAGGCACCTCGGACTCGAGAGGAAGACGAAGCCAAATTCAAGAACGACGCCACCCGATGGGGTGATCTGCGCGCGATTCCCGTACAGCGGCGTGAGGACCGGTCCAAGCATATTCATCACGCCTCGCCGACGGAGATCACGAAGCCGAGAAGGAAAAGCGTGAAATTAAGCGCGGGTGTCAGTGTGAAGGAGTTTGCGGAACTCATCGGTCAGCGGCCGGCGGATGTGGTCCGGAAGCTGATGGAGATGGGGCAAATGGTGACCTTCAACCAGTCCATCAATCTTGAGGCGGCTTCCTTGATCGCCGAAGAGTACGGGACCAAGGTGGAAGTTTCGACGGAAAAGGCCGGCGAGGCATTGCTGGAAGAGGCGGCGCAATCGTCCGGCGAAGAACAAGCCGTGCCGCGCCCGCCGGTGGTGACCATCATGGGCCATGTCGATCACGGGAAAACCTCCTTGCTCGATGCGATTCGGCAGACGAAGGTGGCGGAAGGCGAAGCTGGGGGCATCACGCAACATATCGGGGCCTATATGGTCGGGGTGCGCGACAAGCAGGTGACATTCCTGGACACTCCTGGTCACGAAGCGTTTACGGCGATGCGTGCCCGTGGTGCGAAAGCGACGGACATCGTGATTCTAGTCGTCGCCGCTGACGATGGAGTGATGCCGCAGACCGTTGAGGCGATTCATCACGCCAAGGCGGCCGGGGTACCGCTGATCGTGGCCGTGAATAAAGTGGATAAGCCTGGAGCGAACGTCGATCGCGTCAAGAATGCGCTGACCGAGCACGGATTGGTGCCGGAAGCGTGGGGCGGTGACACGATCATGGTCGAGGTCTCGGCCAAGCAGCGGACGGGTTTGGAGCAGCTCTTGGAGATGATCCTCCTACAGGCGGAAGTGTTGGAGTTGAAGGCAGATCCCACGCGCATGGCCAAGGGATTGGTTATCGAGGCCAAGCTGGATCGCGGCCGTGGACCCATCGCGACGGTGCTGGTGCAAAGCGGCACGCTCCATGTCGGCGATGCGTTTGTGGTCGGCAATTTCAGCGGACGTGTCCGCGCGCTCATTACCGATACGGGAAGAAAAACTACCGAGGCGGGACCGTCAGTGCCTGTTGAGGTGATCGGGTTGCCGGGAGTGCCGTCAGCCGGCGATGTCTTCACCATCGTGAAGGATGAGCGGGTTGCGCGAGAGATCGCTCAGGAGCGGGCGATGAAGCAGCGGGCTGCTGAGTTGGCTGGTCCGGCGAAGGTGAGCCTGGATGATCTTTTTGCCAAGATTCAGGAAGGCAACGTCAAAGAGTTGCCGATCGTGATCAAGGCCGATGTGCAGGGCTCTGCGGAAGCCTTGGCGGCTGCGGTGGAAAAAATGCCCGCAGGCGCCGTCAAGTTGCGCGTCATGCACACCGGGGTCGGGGGCATTACGGAAACCGACGTGCTGTTGGCAGCGGCTTCCAAGGCCATCGTGATCGGATTCAATATCCGTCCGGAGCCGAAGGCTGCGTCGTTGGCGGAGCGCGAAGGGGTGGATGTTCGCCTCTATAGCATCATTTATGATGCGTTGAATGACATTCGTGCCGCGATGGAAGGGCTGCTCGAACCGACCCTGAAGGAGCGTGTGCTCGGACGGGTTGAAGTGCGGCAGATGTTTACGATCCCCAAAGCCGGCTTGGTGGCCGGTTGTTATGTGGTGGATGGCGTCATCTCCCGGGCGAGTGCCGGTGTCCGCGTAATTCGGGACAGTGTGGTCGTCTATGAAGGGAAGCTGGGCTCGCTCAGGCGCTTCAAGGACGATGTGCGTGAAGTGCAGCAGGGATATGAGTGTGGTGTCACGGTCGAAAACTTCAATGATCTCAAAGCCGGAGACATCATTGAAGCGTTTGCGATCGACAAGGTCGCCGCAAAGCTCGAACCAGTCAATCGTGGCGCGGCGCCAAGCCATCGGGCATGA
- a CDS encoding DUF503 domain-containing protein, with product MIVGLCTVELFIPDGHSLKDKRQVLQSLKSRLRDKFNVSVAEVGDQELWQKAILGLACVANESSHVNQVLDQAVNLIQAVPTIQLLRSRIELL from the coding sequence ATGATCGTCGGGCTCTGTACGGTCGAACTGTTTATCCCCGATGGCCATTCGTTGAAGGACAAGCGGCAGGTCCTGCAAAGTCTGAAAAGCCGGCTGCGGGACAAATTCAATGTCTCGGTGGCTGAGGTTGGTGATCAGGAGTTGTGGCAGAAAGCGATTTTGGGGTTGGCCTGCGTGGCGAATGAATCCTCGCACGTGAACCAGGTGCTCGACCAAGCCGTGAATTTGATTCAGGCGGTACCCACAATCCAGTTGTTGCGCTCGCGGATCGAATTGCTGTAA
- the rbfA gene encoding 30S ribosome-binding factor RbfA, whose translation MSKSTYSRADRVADQIRMEVADILMRKIKDPRVRSVTVTDVELTKDLRIARVFVTTMEQNKDERHVFDGLAKASGFVRAELGRRLALRYLPEVIFMKDVSGPRADRVLKLLDGLHSDAVKEEVLVESPRTDV comes from the coding sequence ATGTCAAAGTCGACATACAGCCGGGCCGATCGGGTTGCAGACCAAATTCGCATGGAAGTGGCAGACATTCTGATGCGGAAGATCAAAGATCCGCGTGTGCGATCCGTGACCGTGACGGATGTGGAGTTGACGAAGGATCTGCGCATCGCGCGGGTGTTTGTCACGACGATGGAGCAGAACAAAGACGAGCGGCATGTGTTCGACGGGTTGGCGAAGGCGAGCGGCTTTGTGCGGGCGGAGTTGGGGCGGCGTTTGGCCTTGCGATACCTGCCGGAAGTGATCTTCATGAAGGACGTCAGCGGTCCTCGGGCGGATCGGGTGCTGAAGCTGCTGGACGGATTACACAGTGACGCGGTGAAGGAAGAGGTGCTCGTGGAATCCCCTCGCACCGATGTCTAG
- the truB gene encoding tRNA pseudouridine(55) synthase TruB gives MPSTESQVVRKLQDGVLNVHKEAGWTSHDVVARIRGKLRGVKLGHAGTLDPAATGVLPLLLGRGTRIAEYLLEWDKAYLAELRLGEATDTQDATGTVLRRVSTDSLNEARLREVVARFQGPIQQIPPMYSAVKVGGVPLYKSARAGKDVMRQAREVTVYRLDIVNIAFPRVMLRVTCSKGTYIRTLCADIGEQLGTGGHMAALVRERVGPLVLEQALTVGEVESRLAQGTLEASVLTLDEALVGLPMCTVGAGTARRVLHGMPVPGSEVLGWDGVPTACSDGASRAIRIKDEAGRLLAIGTLPAGLGMQGSRADELPIAVSKVLVTDESQGSSIANSIEE, from the coding sequence ATGCCATCGACGGAATCCCAGGTCGTGCGGAAGCTTCAGGACGGCGTGCTGAATGTCCATAAGGAAGCTGGGTGGACGTCTCACGATGTGGTGGCGCGCATCCGTGGGAAGCTCCGCGGGGTGAAGCTTGGGCATGCGGGCACGCTGGATCCTGCGGCAACCGGGGTACTGCCGCTGCTCCTTGGTCGCGGTACACGCATCGCAGAATATTTGTTGGAGTGGGATAAGGCCTATCTGGCCGAATTGCGGCTTGGTGAAGCGACCGATACACAAGATGCCACAGGGACCGTACTCCGACGCGTATCCACTGACTCGTTGAACGAAGCCCGTCTCCGAGAGGTCGTGGCGCGGTTTCAGGGTCCTATTCAGCAAATTCCCCCCATGTATTCGGCCGTGAAGGTCGGAGGAGTTCCTCTCTATAAATCTGCGCGAGCCGGCAAAGATGTGATGCGTCAGGCGCGTGAAGTGACCGTCTATCGGCTCGACATTGTGAACATTGCATTCCCGCGAGTCATGCTTCGCGTGACCTGCTCGAAGGGCACGTATATTCGCACATTGTGCGCAGATATCGGAGAGCAGTTAGGGACCGGCGGCCATATGGCCGCCCTCGTTCGTGAACGGGTGGGGCCCTTGGTGCTGGAGCAGGCATTAACCGTCGGCGAGGTCGAATCCCGGTTGGCGCAGGGGACCTTGGAGGCCTCAGTGCTGACGTTGGACGAGGCGCTGGTCGGGTTGCCGATGTGCACGGTGGGTGCTGGAACTGCCAGGCGGGTGTTGCATGGCATGCCGGTTCCGGGTTCGGAGGTGTTGGGTTGGGACGGGGTGCCCACGGCGTGTTCTGATGGCGCCAGCCGAGCGATCCGGATCAAGGACGAAGCCGGGCGCTTGCTCGCGATCGGCACGCTGCCAGCTGGCCTGGGTATGCAGGGGAGTCGCGCAGATGAACTCCCGATTGCCGTATCAAAAGTGTTAGTCACAGACGAGTCACAGGGGTCGAGTATTGCGAACTCAATAGAGGAGTAG